AAAAATCAAATACATTATCTTCTGGCACTCCTGCTGAAATAGCTTGATATAAAGCAGGTACTGCCTCATCTGTAACAACGCCCATTTCTTTAGCAAAATCTTTAATATCTTCTGTCATTTGGTCTTTTGCTTCTGCAGATGCTTCTGGAATCAATGTAAAAACTTCATTCATGCCTTTTTCAAAAGAGGCAAATTCCTTAAGCCCTTTTACTGCTATACCTGTAAGTGCTGCCCCAGCTGCTACAGCACCGGCGGCGGCGGCCGTAGCTATACCGCCACTTAATAAACCTCTTGCTTTATTTAGTCCACTATTAAATTTTGCATCATTGAGGCCGAGTTCGGCGTATAATTCACCAACTTTCATACCCATTTTAATCCCACCTTTTTTCTTTTGTATCTATTTGTTCTTCCATTTGTCTTTGATTTCACTAATTAATTTTTCATTATCTGCTTTAAAGCCTCTTATCTTTTCTAAGTTGTTATAATAAACAGGACAATATGAATCTAAACCATTATTTTTTAATATTCTTATTTGCTTCTTCAACATTTTTTCTGTGTAATCATAAGTATAATTATTTATTTTTAAAACTCTTAACTCTATTCTGTAATTTTTATACCAATCATACATTTTTAAAACACCTTGCCACACTTCCAATAATAAACCTACTGATTTTTTAATTAAATTTAAAATAGCATAACCACCCCCTCTATTGCTGTCTTATTCCAAGAAGCCATATGACAATTATTTAATTTAATGCTATCCTTGCTGATGTAACGGTATATCGCATTATCTAATCCATTTTATTTTTAAAATTTACTGCAATATTACTGCAATACAGTCAACTAAGAATCTTTTTTTCCATTAATTCGATAACTGTCACCTTGCCAACCAGTCATATAATTAGTAGCAGCTTCCTGAATCCTATCTACCACCCTTTGCCCTACATTTTTCACTAAAGTATCAAAGTCACAATTTGTAGTTATAACAGTTGGCCTTAAATTGCTGTACCGAAAATCAAGAATGGAATATAATTTTTCTCTCATCCATTTAGATGGTTTCTCGGTTCCTAAATCATCAACTACCAAAAACCTTTTATATTTGTACTTAATTAGAACATCACTTTCAAGCACATCATCATATTCATAAGCAGATTTTATTTCTTCCAGGAGTTCTGGTCCTTTAACAAATAATACTGGCTGCATATTTGCTTTGCCTCTAATAATAGATAAGGGAAAGTCGCTATATTCATCAGCTGTTTTTATTGCATATAGAGAACAAATATTTTTTAATAAGGCAATTGACAAATGAGTTTTTCCAGTACCATAATCACCCATCATCACTAACCAACTTCCATTCTGATCAACATCATCATATTTTTTGAGATATTCTAACACCTTAGCATGTGATTGTTTGTTTTCTGCACAGACTTTATAATTTGCAAAATTTTTGTTAGAATATCTATGAGGGATATTAGCTTTTATAATCATTTCCTGATAAAGCATCTTTTTAAGTTCATCCCCAGACAACGTTTTGGTCGTAGTCTGGGATTTTTCTTTTCTCCCCTGAGCTATTATCTCTCGCTTCTTTTTTTCTAGCAATTTTTGAAACTTCGTCATTATCATTATCCTGCTCCTTTCTTTCGATTTGACCTATCCAACACTTCTTTGCATAATTAAGATTATCGATATTTTTTTCTACAACCTGGTTAATCCCATATTCGAATATATCCTCAGTCAGCTGATATGTATTGCTATCATATTTAAATTTCATTTCCTGGTATATTTCATTCAATTCTTTCAAAAGCTTATAATGTCTATTATCAGTTATCTTTCCGGTAGTATTTTTACTTCGATAGATTTCTATATAAGTCTTAAATATATCTGTCCAGTATTCAGAAAGAGAATCATAGATTTTATCAGTTTCAAGAGATGGAACAATATTATTCTTCTCCTTCTTAACCTTATTACCATTATTAGTATTGTTCCGCAGATGTTCTGTCCCCGTTCCATCTGTGTTCTGTTCCTGTTCCAAGCATTCATTATTAAGACTTTCTTTTCGTTGATATTTCAAGTAATTTATCACTGTAAAGAGTGTTCCAAGCCTCGTTTGCTCTGTTTTAATCCGGCCATCTTTCTCTAATTTTTCTATAGTTCTTTTAATAGTAGAAAGAGAATACTGTTTAATGGCGTTATTCTCCAAATACTCCAGATCCTTTTGTAAGTTCCTGTATGATCTTAAATACTGTCCTCTCTTTATTTCTACTCCATATTTTTTTGTTGGTTCTTTTTCAAACCTAGCCTGTCCTATTAAATAAAAGAACAATCTAAATTCAACTGGTTTATGCCATATATCACTACTAAATATTTTTCTATAAGTTTTAAAATATCCAGGCATTTAATCACCTTGCCTTATCTTCTGCTTATGCTGCTAAACTTTCCAAAAACCTTAAAAACTCTTTCTTTGTCACTAGCAAGCGGTTTCCCAACTTAATAGTTTTAAAATCATCTCGCTTAAATATTTCATACCACGTTTGTATATTGGTGCCTGTATATCCTGCACAGTCACTCACTCTTAGCATTGCCGGTAAATCATCAGGACTCTTATAATCTTTATATTTTTTTGCTGTAGCCATCTAATTCACCTCCTCCAACAAATCATCAATACTTTTGTTAAAGAATTCTTCTAGCTTTTTTCTACTAGGTTTATAAGGTCTTGCTACACCGCTTTCAATTTTGCTTATTTGTGAAGGGTGAATTCTCAATTTAAAAGCTAGATCTGTTTGACTCATATTTCTTTTTTTTCTTTCCAGAGCTAATCTTTTCATTCGTGGCACCTCCATTTTTTCAATTTCATGTTCTTGAATAACTTATATAATTATGATAATATAATTTATAAGCAGAGTAAAGGTCATAGACACATAGAAAGCAACATATGTTCACATATATTTAAAAAAAGGGGTGGTTTAGAATTGTTTGAAAACATACATGCTAAAATAAATGTACACCAACCATATAAGGTTGGTGTTATAAGAAAAAAGACTAATGAATTCCTTTCCTTTAACAAAGATGAGTTCGATTG
This is a stretch of genomic DNA from Halanaerobiaceae bacterium ANBcell28. It encodes these proteins:
- a CDS encoding helix-turn-helix transcriptional regulator, encoding MKRLALERKKRNMSQTDLAFKLRIHPSQISKIESGVARPYKPSRKKLEEFFNKSIDDLLEEVN